The Iamia sp. SCSIO 61187 genomic sequence GCATCCCCACCAGCTCCTCGAGCCCGGCGTCGCGCCGCAGCTCTCGCTCGACGGCCACCAGCTCGTCGTCGCGGACGAGGTAGATCGCCACGGTCGTCCCGTCCGGCACCGACGCCGTCGCCCCCGCCCGCTCCTCCTCGAGGAGGCCGTAGGGGACGTCGTCGGCGCCGATGACGTGGGCGCGGTCCTCGGCGCCGACGGCGCACCCGGTGACCAGGGCGAGGGCGGTGGCCACCCCCAGCAGCCGCCCGGCCCGCCTCATCGGACCTCCCCGCGCGGGATGCAGACGGTGACCCGCGCCCCCCCGTCGGGCGACTCGCTGATCGCCACCTCCCCGCCGTGCAGCCTCACGTGCTCGCGGACCAGGGCCAGCCCGAGCCCGGTGCCCGGTGCATCGGTCCGCTGGCCGCGGGCGAAGCGCCCGAACACGTGGGACCTCTCGTGCTCGGGCACGCCGGGCCCGGCGTCGTCGACGATGATGACGAGCGACCGGGACCGCCCGTCGACGGTGATCCGGGTGGCCCCGCCGCCGTGGTGGGCGGCGTTGTCGAGCAGGTTGGTCAGGACCTGGGCCATGCGCCGCTTGTCGAGGACCGCCATCGCACCGGCGCCGGGGCGGGCGTCGACGTCGACGCGGTGCGGGCTGGTCTCGACGACGGCACGGACGAAGGTGCGGGGGTCGACCGGGTCGGTCACCAGCTCGGCGACGCCCGCCTCGGCCCGGCCGATCTCGAGGAGCTCGTCGATCAGCTGGACGAACCGGGCCACCTCGGCGTCGAGCACGTCGAGGGCCTCGAGGACCGACGGATCGTCGGCCCGGCGACGGGCCACCGAGAGCGCGGCCGCCATGGTCGCGAGGGGCGATCGGAGCTCGTGGGTGACGTCGGCGGCGAAGCGGGCCTCGCGGTCGATGCGCTCCTGGAGGCCTTCGACCATGCCGTTGAACGAACGGACGAGCGGCTCCAGGTCCGCGTCGTCGTCGTGCTCCAACCGGCGGTCGAGCGACCCCTCCCGGATCTGGTCGGCCGCCTCGGCCATCCGCCGCACCGGTCGCAGCACGCGGGCCGAGACCAGCCAGCCCACGCCGGTGGCCACCAGGGCCGTCACCCCGATGGTCACCAGCAGGGCGACGGTCACGGTCCGCAGGGCCCGCTCGACGTCGCCCAGCGGCACGAGCTCGACGTAGGTCGCGTCCGCCTCGGCGATGGGCACGGCGACGGCGACCATGACGTCGTCGCCGATCTGCACCCGCATGCGGGCGGCGCGGCCGCCCTCCAGCGCCACCAGCAGCTCCTCGGGCAGGTCGTCGGGACCGGCGGACACCGACGAGGAGTACCACTCGGCCCCCCGCTCGAGCAGGGCCACGCCCTGCCGGCTGGTCTGGACGGCGTCGAGGGCCGCCCGGTCGTCGGCGGACTCGCCCAGGGCCGCGCGCACGGCCCGGGCGTTCAGGAACGCCTGCCGCTCGGCCGACCGCTCCCGTCCTCCCACCAGCGAGGCGCGGGTCACCGAGATGCACACGCCGACGACGACGGCGGCCACGGCGAGGCCGAGGAGGCCGAAGGCCACCATGGCCCGGTACCGCAGCGCCGGGTGGCGGACGCTCATCGGCCGGGGATCCCGGTCACGACGGGCTCATCGCCGGCGCCGACGCCACGGCGACGGTCGCCGACCTCGGCGGGGATGGCGGCGCAGGGCTCAGGCGGCGACGGGTCCGGGCAGCTGCACGACACCCTCGAGGACCTCCAGGGCGTGCTCCAGGGCGGCCAGGTCCAGCTGGCCCGACGCGACCAACCCGGCGGAGGCCGCCGCGACCTCGGCGCGGGTGGCGTCGAGGCGGTCCTGGGCCCGGGCGAAGGCCTCGGGCTCGTCCCGGGCCAGGTGCCCGACCAAGACGTCGACGACGTCCTGGCGGATGGGGGGCACGACGACGGGGCGGTGGTCCATCACAGCGGTCATGGCCCCCTCCCTGCCCCTGGGGCGCCCGGGCAGCGTCACCGTTCGGTCACGGCGGTTTCGC encodes the following:
- a CDS encoding HAMP domain-containing sensor histidine kinase, with product MSVRHPALRYRAMVAFGLLGLAVAAVVVGVCISVTRASLVGGRERSAERQAFLNARAVRAALGESADDRAALDAVQTSRQGVALLERGAEWYSSSVSAGPDDLPEELLVALEGGRAARMRVQIGDDVMVAVAVPIAEADATYVELVPLGDVERALRTVTVALLVTIGVTALVATGVGWLVSARVLRPVRRMAEAADQIREGSLDRRLEHDDDADLEPLVRSFNGMVEGLQERIDREARFAADVTHELRSPLATMAAALSVARRRADDPSVLEALDVLDAEVARFVQLIDELLEIGRAEAGVAELVTDPVDPRTFVRAVVETSPHRVDVDARPGAGAMAVLDKRRMAQVLTNLLDNAAHHGGGATRITVDGRSRSLVIIVDDAGPGVPEHERSHVFGRFARGQRTDAPGTGLGLALVREHVRLHGGEVAISESPDGGARVTVCIPRGEVR